DNA from Methylobacterium currus:
GAGCGGCGCCAGCGCCGGTCGGGGTTCGGCCGGGTCAGCGCCCTCCTCGACCACCCGGCCGGTCCGGACCGCTCGGTGGCGCAGGCCGTGGCGGGCGAGGACGAGGCGGCACGGGCCGCCGCCACCGGGCTCACCCGCCTCACCCTCGGCGAGGAGCCGGACCGGGTCTCCTGCGCCGATTACGACCAGCTCTGGTCCGGCGACGACATCTGGGTCGACGGCTACGGCGCCCTCGTGGCCTCCCACTACGCCGACCTGCCGGTGCGGCTGGACACGCCCGTGACGGGCCTCGACTGGAGCGGCCCGGGCGTCGCCGTGGAGACGCCCCGCGGACGCTTACGGGCCGCCTGCGCCATCGTGACGGTGCCGGTCGGCGTGCTGGCGTCGGGCTCCTTGCGCTTCACCCCGGACCTGCCGGCGGCGACCGCGCAAGCCGTGGCGGGACTGACGATGGGCGCCTACACCAAGATCGGGCTGGCCCTCGACCTCGCCCGGCTACGCGCCCAGGACCTGCGCGACGCCGTGATCCTGCGCGGCGGCACGCCCGGCCTCACCGCCTATCTGGAGATGCAGCCGTTCGGGAAGCCCCTGGCGGTGCTCCATTGCGGCGGCGACGGCGCCCGGGCCCTGTGCGAGGCCGGCGAGAGGGCGGCCTTGGCCGCGGCGACCGACCATCTGGTGAGCGTCTTCGGCGCCGACATCCGCGCCGCCGTCACGGCGGGCCGGCTCGCCGCCTGGTGGACCGACCCGTTCTCCCGCGGCAGCTACTCCCTGGCGCGGCCCGGCCACCTCGCCGCCCGGGAAGCCCTGCGGGTGCCGGTGGCCGAGCGGATCTACCTCGCCGGCGAGGCAGCAGGGGGCGGGGCGGCGATGACGGTGGGCGGGGCGACGCTCGACGGGGAGCGGGCGGCACGGGACGTGCTCAAGCGGCTGGGGTCGTGACAATCAGTGCAGCGTCAGCCGAGGCCCGTCCGCCGGCCGGCGCTCCCAGGCCTGGACCAGGTTGCCGGCGACGCCGCCGTCGCACAGGCGGCTGCTGAGATCGCAGAAGACGCGCTCGGACACCGCGAAGTCGGTGGCCATCTGGACGTCGTCCGCCTCCTCCTCGGTCGAGGCGGTGAAGCGGTCGAAGGCGGCGGACATCTCCGCGAAGGCGAAGGCCACCGGCATGGTGCGGAAGACCGTGGCGCCCTCCGCGTCGAGATCGCCGGTATCGAGGTCGCGCATCCGCACGACGTAGCCGTCGGCATGCTCGACGATCTCGTATTGCCAGTGCCGGCCCTCGCAGGCTGCCAGGATCATCATGCCCTCCGTCTCGCCCCGATGAGCGAATGCGGCGGGGCCCCGGAGGGTTCCGACGGGGCAGGTCCCGGAGGGCGATTCGGTCCGGATCTCGACCAAGGGAGGAACGGCATCGCCCCGGACGATCGCGGGTCAGCCCATCGAGGGTCAACGCCCTGTATAGCCCACCTCGTAGGCGGCCCGGCCGCTGACGCGCAGCGAGGTGCCGTTGCCGAGATCGATGAAGCCCGGGGCCGTGGCCCGGACGGCCGCCGGGGGTGCCTCGCGGCATTCGGGCCGGTCGGGCAGGCGCACGCCGGGCGGCGCGTCCTGCGGGCACAGGCGCGGCGGACGGGCGCCGCGCTCGCCCGCGGCAGCCGGCAGCACGGCGGCCGTGACGAGGAGGGCGGCGAGGAGGCGGGCAGGCACGGGGCGGGCTCCGGAGCGGATCGGCGCCAGGATAACGCCTCCGGCTCCGCCGCGCGACCGAAGGCGTCAGCGCCGGCGCTGTCCCATATCCGCCGGGGTGACCATGACGGTGATCGCCCGCCCGTCGCGCTCGACCTGGAGCGTCACGCTGCGGCCGACGCCGGAGGCTTCGAGCGCCGCGGTGAGATCGGCCAGCCGCCGCACCGGGCGGCCGTCCACCCCCATGATGATGTCGCCGA
Protein-coding regions in this window:
- a CDS encoding flavin monoamine oxidase family protein, which encodes MTLSRRSLLAGAAVLAASTRTRAASDADVAVIGAGAAGLAAASAIRRSGHSVVVLEARGRVGGRAFTETALGPGRSFDAGGQYVHWAERNPWREIAQAARVRTTDDATSPWPVLVNDGVRASEAERRQRRSGFGRVSALLDHPAGPDRSVAQAVAGEDEAARAAATGLTRLTLGEEPDRVSCADYDQLWSGDDIWVDGYGALVASHYADLPVRLDTPVTGLDWSGPGVAVETPRGRLRAACAIVTVPVGVLASGSLRFTPDLPAATAQAVAGLTMGAYTKIGLALDLARLRAQDLRDAVILRGGTPGLTAYLEMQPFGKPLAVLHCGGDGARALCEAGERAALAAATDHLVSVFGADIRAAVTAGRLAAWWTDPFSRGSYSLARPGHLAAREALRVPVAERIYLAGEAAGGGAAMTVGGATLDGERAARDVLKRLGS